The proteins below come from a single Oscillospiraceae bacterium genomic window:
- a CDS encoding 2-hydroxyacyl-CoA dehydratase, whose protein sequence is MEYITPNFTKDMVKTHKILIPNMAVTQFRLMQAALASEGYQTEVLGNCGSEVAQLGLKYVHNDTCYPALLVIGQFLDALNSGKYDLDHTALLITQTGGGCRASNYIKLLRKALVKAGYGNIPVASLNFSGLEKGSGLPLTLPLLRKVIASIFYGDMLVALRSQTHPYENHKGDADAMTEKWIATIQGWIKDDKNYSAHDMKRRFYDIAADYATIPITRVPKVKVGVVGEIYVKYSPLGNNDLEKFLESQDCEVNLPGLMGFVEYCVANYRLDIDLYGGNKLVAGGADFFLSWLDSIGCASYDAMRKYGFYAPGSFRELMKKPEGIISLGAKMGEGWLLTAEMIELVEGGYGNIVCAQPFGCLPNHIVGKGMINKIRALHPDANITPVDYDPSATRVNQENRIKLMLAVAREKLDKPAEAPVPLTAEALAGGAPQLETVVP, encoded by the coding sequence ATGGAATACATAACTCCCAACTTTACCAAGGACATGGTAAAGACCCATAAAATTCTCATTCCCAACATGGCGGTTACCCAGTTCCGGCTTATGCAGGCGGCACTGGCCAGCGAGGGCTACCAGACCGAGGTACTGGGCAACTGCGGCAGCGAAGTCGCGCAGCTGGGCCTGAAATATGTCCACAACGACACCTGCTACCCGGCGCTGCTGGTCATCGGGCAGTTTTTGGACGCGCTGAACAGCGGCAAGTACGATCTGGACCACACCGCGCTGCTCATCACACAGACGGGCGGCGGCTGCCGTGCGTCCAACTACATCAAGCTTTTGCGCAAGGCACTCGTCAAGGCGGGCTACGGCAATATCCCCGTGGCCTCGCTGAACTTCTCCGGGCTGGAAAAGGGCAGCGGTCTGCCGCTGACCCTGCCGCTGCTGCGCAAGGTCATTGCCAGCATTTTCTACGGCGACATGCTCGTCGCGCTGCGCAGCCAGACCCACCCGTATGAGAACCACAAGGGCGATGCCGACGCCATGACTGAGAAGTGGATCGCCACGATTCAGGGCTGGATCAAGGACGACAAGAATTATTCCGCCCACGACATGAAACGCCGGTTCTACGACATTGCCGCCGACTACGCCACGATCCCTATCACCCGTGTGCCGAAGGTCAAGGTCGGCGTGGTGGGCGAAATTTATGTCAAATATTCGCCGCTGGGCAATAACGATCTGGAAAAATTCCTTGAAAGTCAGGACTGCGAGGTCAACCTGCCCGGCCTGATGGGCTTTGTCGAGTACTGCGTGGCCAACTACCGGCTGGACATCGACCTGTACGGCGGCAATAAGCTGGTAGCGGGCGGTGCGGATTTCTTCCTGAGCTGGCTGGATTCGATCGGCTGCGCCAGCTATGACGCCATGCGCAAGTACGGTTTCTACGCGCCGGGCTCCTTCCGCGAGCTGATGAAAAAGCCCGAGGGCATCATCTCGCTGGGCGCCAAGATGGGTGAGGGCTGGCTGCTGACTGCCGAGATGATCGAGCTGGTCGAGGGCGGCTACGGCAATATCGTCTGCGCACAGCCGTTCGGCTGCCTGCCCAACCATATCGTGGGCAAGGGTATGATCAACAAGATCCGCGCCCTGCACCCCGATGCGAACATCACCCCCGTGGACTACGACCCCAGCGCCACCCGCGTCAATCAGGAGAACCGCATCAAGCTGATGCTGGCCGTTGCCCGCGAAAAGCTGGACAAGCCGGCCGAGGCACCGGTCCCCCTGACCGCAGAGGCGCTTGCCGGCGGTGCCCCGCAGCTGGAGACCGTTGTGCCGTAA
- a CDS encoding acyl-CoA dehydratase activase, with amino-acid sequence MRVGLDIGSTTIKCVVLNDAGQIVYSTYERHFSHILEKGRALLEKVAAEYLPDGRAYLAISGSAGMGLADSCRVPFVQEVFATRVAANRLTPGTDCIIELGGEDAKILFLTNGTEVRMNGSCAGGTGAFIDQMATLLKMGADEMDKAAQGATRTYTIASRCGVFAKSDIQPLINQGAQAGDIAASIYQAVVNQTIAGLAQGRPIKGNILYLGGPLTFSKTLRQSFDKTLGVTGTLPENSLLFVAMGAAFYADEESDLREVAKRLDNYSAAATYVSLPPLFADQQEYEAFHARHMKATVPCLPFGADCGPVHIGIDSGSTTIKLVVIDNNANILFESYRPNLGNPIPLVKETLLKLYRDHPGLQIASVTTTGYGEELVKNAFHCDRGLVETVAHFTAAKHFLPDVDFIIDIGGQDMKCFKIEDGAISNIFLNEACSSGCGSFLQTFAQALGYDVKEFAALGLFADKPVDLGSRCTVFMNSSVKQAQKDGASIENISAGLSISVVKNALYKVIRASSPEELGRRIVVQGGTFYNEAVLRAFEKEMGVHVIRPDIAGLMGAYGAALYGKAKAGENARSTVLTEQELAQFSQKVNTVQCQGCGNHCQLTVNVFADGKRYISGNRCDKPVTGKANNEDLNLYAYKLKLLDGYRNAPAPAAPRARIGLPLCLNMYELLPFWHTLFTRLGFEVVVSPFSSRSLYQSGQATIPSDTACFPAKLSHGHIHWLCEQGVDAIFYPCMSYNLDEHLGDNHYNCPVVAYYPEVLEGNCPELNGTRFLYDYFNLERRKDFYKKFQQSLDKYFPGLDKKAVREAIDAAYDEYHRHMQQLRDKGSAIIAAARAEGRRIIVLAGRPYHVDPEVNHGIDQLIIRQGAAVVSEDSVSWHEQKFQTSVLNQWTYHSRLYAAAKYCTENPDMDLVQLVSFGCGLDAVTTDETREILQAGGKLYTQLKIDEITNLGAVNIRLRSLFAALEERKEDKK; translated from the coding sequence ATGAGAGTTGGTCTGGATATTGGTTCCACCACCATTAAATGTGTCGTGCTGAATGACGCTGGGCAGATCGTTTATTCTACCTATGAGCGTCATTTCAGCCATATTTTAGAAAAGGGCAGAGCGCTTTTGGAAAAAGTCGCCGCCGAATATCTGCCTGACGGCCGCGCGTATCTGGCCATCTCCGGCTCTGCCGGCATGGGCCTTGCCGACAGCTGCAGGGTGCCCTTTGTGCAGGAGGTCTTTGCCACCCGCGTGGCTGCCAACCGCCTGACACCGGGCACCGACTGCATCATCGAGCTGGGCGGCGAGGATGCAAAGATCCTCTTTCTGACGAACGGCACCGAGGTCCGCATGAACGGCAGCTGTGCCGGCGGCACCGGCGCCTTCATTGACCAGATGGCCACCCTGCTGAAAATGGGTGCCGATGAGATGGACAAGGCCGCCCAGGGCGCCACCCGCACCTACACGATCGCCAGCCGCTGCGGCGTTTTTGCCAAAAGCGACATCCAGCCCCTCATCAATCAGGGCGCGCAGGCAGGGGACATCGCAGCATCGATCTATCAGGCGGTCGTCAACCAGACCATCGCCGGCCTTGCGCAGGGACGCCCCATCAAGGGCAACATCCTGTATCTGGGCGGCCCGCTGACCTTCTCCAAAACGCTGCGCCAGAGCTTTGACAAAACGCTCGGCGTCACCGGCACCCTGCCGGAAAACAGCCTGCTCTTCGTCGCAATGGGCGCAGCCTTCTACGCCGATGAGGAGTCCGACCTGCGCGAGGTCGCAAAGCGGCTGGACAACTACAGCGCCGCCGCCACCTATGTAAGCCTGCCGCCGCTTTTCGCCGATCAGCAGGAGTACGAGGCGTTCCACGCCCGCCACATGAAGGCCACCGTGCCCTGCCTGCCCTTCGGCGCAGACTGCGGCCCCGTGCATATCGGCATTGACTCCGGCTCGACCACCATCAAGCTGGTCGTCATTGACAACAACGCCAACATTCTGTTTGAAAGCTACCGCCCCAACCTCGGCAACCCGATCCCGCTTGTGAAGGAGACGCTGCTCAAGCTGTATCGGGATCACCCCGGGCTGCAGATCGCCAGTGTGACCACGACCGGCTACGGTGAGGAGCTGGTCAAAAATGCCTTCCACTGCGACCGCGGCCTTGTCGAGACGGTGGCCCACTTTACCGCTGCCAAGCACTTCCTGCCCGATGTGGACTTCATCATCGACATCGGCGGGCAGGACATGAAGTGCTTCAAGATCGAGGACGGCGCCATCAGCAACATCTTCCTGAACGAGGCCTGCTCCTCCGGCTGCGGCAGCTTTTTGCAGACCTTCGCCCAGGCGCTGGGCTACGATGTCAAGGAGTTTGCCGCCCTCGGCCTGTTTGCCGACAAGCCTGTGGACCTCGGCAGCCGCTGCACCGTCTTTATGAACTCCAGCGTCAAGCAGGCGCAGAAGGACGGTGCCTCGATTGAAAACATCAGCGCCGGTCTGTCCATCTCGGTCGTCAAAAATGCGCTGTACAAGGTCATCCGCGCCTCCAGCCCTGAGGAACTGGGCCGCCGCATCGTTGTGCAGGGCGGCACCTTCTACAACGAGGCCGTTCTCCGCGCCTTTGAGAAGGAGATGGGCGTCCATGTCATCCGCCCCGACATCGCGGGCCTGATGGGCGCTTACGGCGCAGCGCTGTACGGCAAGGCCAAGGCAGGGGAGAACGCCCGCAGCACCGTGCTGACCGAGCAGGAACTTGCGCAGTTCAGCCAGAAGGTCAACACCGTGCAGTGTCAGGGGTGCGGCAACCACTGCCAGCTGACCGTCAATGTCTTTGCGGACGGCAAGCGGTACATCTCGGGCAACCGATGCGACAAGCCCGTGACCGGCAAGGCCAACAACGAGGATCTGAACCTGTACGCCTACAAGCTGAAGCTGCTGGACGGCTACCGCAATGCCCCCGCACCCGCCGCACCGCGCGCGCGCATCGGCCTGCCGCTGTGCCTGAACATGTATGAGCTGCTGCCGTTCTGGCACACGCTGTTCACCCGCCTCGGGTTCGAGGTCGTGGTCAGCCCCTTCTCGAGCCGCAGCCTGTACCAGAGCGGTCAGGCAACGATCCCAAGCGACACAGCTTGCTTCCCCGCCAAGCTGAGCCACGGCCACATCCACTGGCTGTGCGAGCAGGGCGTGGACGCCATCTTCTACCCCTGCATGAGCTACAACCTTGATGAGCATCTGGGGGACAACCATTATAACTGCCCCGTGGTCGCCTATTACCCCGAGGTGCTGGAGGGCAACTGCCCCGAGCTGAACGGCACGCGGTTCCTATACGACTACTTCAATCTGGAGCGCCGCAAGGATTTCTACAAGAAATTCCAGCAGTCGCTTGACAAATATTTCCCCGGTCTTGACAAAAAGGCGGTGCGCGAGGCCATTGACGCCGCCTATGACGAGTATCACCGCCACATGCAGCAGCTGCGCGACAAGGGCAGCGCGATCATCGCCGCCGCCCGCGCCGAGGGCCGCCGCATTATTGTGCTGGCGGGCCGCCCCTACCATGTGGACCCGGAGGTCAACCACGGCATCGACCAGCTCATCATCCGGCAGGGCGCAGCTGTCGTCAGTGAGGATTCCGTCAGCTGGCATGAGCAGAAATTCCAGACCTCGGTACTGAACCAGTGGACCTATCACAGCCGCCTGTACGCCGCCGCCAAATACTGCACCGAGAATCCCGACATGGATCTGGTGCAGCTGGTATCCTTCGGCTGCGGTCTGGACGCCGTGACCACCGATGAGACCCGCGAGATCCTGCAGGCGGGCGGCAAGCTGTATACCCAGCTCAAGATTGATGAGATCACCAACCTCGGCGCGGTCAACATCCGCCTGCGCAGCCTGTTTGCAGCGCTGGAGGAACGGAAAGAGGACAAAAAGTAA
- the ftsZ gene encoding cell division protein FtsZ, whose amino-acid sequence MAFVLDEEMQNVTNIKVIGVGGGGGNAVNRMVESGLSGVEFVAMNTDQQALLNSKATQKVQLGAKLTKGRGAGADPEIGQRAAEESKDEITNALKGAQMVFITAGMGGGTGTGAAPVVAETAHDLGILTVGIVTKPFAFEGKRKMAQAEQGIASLMMHVDSLIVIPNERLKLISQEKITLMNAFEAADNVLRQGVESISSLINIPAFINLDFADVRSIMKDAGFAHMGVGVAKGAGKAENAAKAAISSPLLETSIAGARGVIINITSSPDIGLEDVETAASMITQSAHPDANIIWGTAFDERLSDEMSITVVATGFESTPEVDEPIQAHVDAKRAAQQTAVQQPAQPVQPVQPAAPVQPAQQPINPPMPNPIFTQSFSTGMDTPVAAQPAAPAEEEDDGDYFDDLLSILNKRS is encoded by the coding sequence ATGGCATTCGTTCTCGACGAAGAAATGCAAAATGTAACCAATATCAAGGTCATCGGCGTAGGTGGCGGCGGCGGCAACGCTGTCAACCGCATGGTCGAGTCCGGTCTGTCCGGGGTCGAGTTCGTTGCAATGAACACCGACCAGCAGGCCCTGCTGAACTCCAAGGCCACCCAGAAGGTCCAGCTTGGCGCCAAGCTGACCAAGGGCCGCGGTGCCGGTGCCGACCCGGAGATCGGCCAGCGCGCCGCCGAGGAGAGCAAGGACGAGATCACCAACGCCCTGAAGGGTGCGCAGATGGTCTTTATCACCGCCGGTATGGGCGGCGGCACCGGCACGGGCGCTGCCCCTGTCGTGGCCGAGACTGCCCATGATCTGGGCATCCTGACCGTCGGCATCGTCACAAAGCCCTTCGCCTTTGAGGGCAAGCGCAAGATGGCGCAGGCCGAGCAGGGCATTGCCTCCCTGATGATGCATGTCGACTCTCTGATCGTCATCCCGAACGAGCGCCTGAAGCTCATCAGTCAGGAGAAGATCACCCTGATGAACGCCTTCGAGGCCGCCGACAATGTGCTGCGTCAGGGCGTTGAGAGCATCTCCAGCCTGATCAACATCCCCGCCTTCATCAACCTCGACTTCGCGGATGTCCGCTCCATCATGAAGGACGCCGGCTTTGCCCACATGGGTGTCGGCGTTGCCAAGGGCGCCGGCAAGGCCGAGAACGCCGCCAAGGCTGCCATCTCCAGCCCGCTGCTGGAGACCAGCATCGCCGGTGCGCGCGGCGTCATCATCAACATCACCTCCAGCCCCGACATTGGTCTGGAGGATGTCGAGACCGCTGCCAGCATGATCACCCAGAGCGCCCATCCCGATGCCAACATCATCTGGGGTACTGCCTTTGATGAGCGCCTGAGCGATGAGATGAGCATCACCGTTGTGGCCACCGGCTTTGAGAGCACCCCCGAGGTGGACGAGCCGATTCAGGCCCATGTGGACGCCAAGCGCGCCGCCCAGCAGACCGCTGTACAGCAGCCCGCACAGCCTGTCCAGCCTGTGCAGCCCGCCGCCCCCGTGCAGCCCGCACAGCAGCCCATCAACCCGCCGATGCCCAACCCCATCTTCACCCAGTCCTTCAGCACCGGCATGGATACCCCCGTGGCTGCCCAGCCTGCTGCCCCGGCTGAGGAAGAGGATGACGGCGATTACTTTGACGATCTGCTCAGCATCCTGAACAAGCGTTCCTGA